From a single Nakaseomyces glabratus chromosome F, complete sequence genomic region:
- the ECT1 gene encoding ethanolamine-phosphate cytidylyltransferase (CAGL0F08723g~Ortholog(s) have ethanolamine-phosphate cytidylyltransferase activity, role in phosphatidylethanolamine biosynthetic process and cytosol, nucleus localization), whose amino-acid sequence MTVHLWEEKVWIDGCFDFTHHGHAGVFLQARQTIDPEVSGGNDALICGIHSDEDIRVNKGCLPVMQERERYEHARANRWCDQVIEGAPYVTHPDVMNKYGCMYVVHGDDITLDKDGNDCYQEMKDCGRYKCVKRTAGVSTSDIIQRILTGSRDHHSRPDEVVTLEELTKYSYDRDGYGPGCTVYRETLDNIVVRGKTVPERLVIVEGNFDLFHIGHISKFKKIRADHPDRHVIVSVRTNEDDIMTLKEKALSILSCKYIDGVVLDLDMGTLATDIVTIQIDDIDGGEFDYLTKETIVNRIISQRDEYVSRNKRKGF is encoded by the coding sequence ATGACTGTGCATTTGTGGGAAGAGAAAGTTTGGATAGACGGGTGCTTTGATTTCACGCATCACGGACACGCTGGTGTGTTCTTGCAAGCTCGGCAAACCATCGACCCTGAGGTTAGCGGTGGCAACGACGCGCTGATCTGCGGTATCCACAGCGATGAGGACATACGCGTCAACAAGGGTTGTTTGCCGGTGATGCAGGAGCGGGAGCGGTACGAGCATGCGCGGGCGAACAGGTGGTGCGACCAGGTCATAGAAGGTGCTCCCTACGTGACGCATCCAGACGTGATGAACAAGTACGGATGCATGTATGTGGTGCATGGGGATGACATTACTTTGGACAAAGACGGCAACGACTGCTACCAGGAGATGAAGGACTGCGGCAGGTACAAGTGTGTGAAGCGTACCGCTGGTGTGAGCACGAGTGACATAATCCAGCGGATCCTTACTGGGTCGCGTGACCACCACTCGCGTCCCGATGAAGTTGTGACTCTGGAGGAGCTGACCAAGTACAGTTACGACCGTGACGGGTACGGCCCAGGCTGCACTGTGTATAGAGAAACCCTGGACAATATAGTGGTACGGGGCAAGACCGTACCCGAGCGTCTAGTGATAGTGGAGGGCAATTTTGACCTATTCCACATTGGCCACATCAGtaagttcaagaagatcaGAGCTGATCATCCGGATAGGCATGTTATTGTGAGTGTGCGTACGAACGAAGACGATATCATGACGCTAAAGGAGAAAGCACTCAGTATCCTGAGCTGCAAGTACATCGACGGCGTGGTGCTTGATTTAGACATGGGCACTCTTGCCACCGACATCGTCACCATCCAGATCGACGATATAGATGGCGGTGAATTCGACTACTTAACCAAGGAAACCATAGTGAACAGGATAATATCGCAAAGAGATGAGTATGTATCGCGGAATAAACGCAAGGGTTTCTAA
- the PEX31 gene encoding peroxisome biogenesis protein (CAGL0F08657g~Ortholog(s) have role in peroxisome organization and cell periphery, endoplasmic reticulum, integral component of peroxisomal membrane localization), with protein sequence MDQPSTKSKVLSEEEKERIKTNKVIKSVLKKRGKWKSNAYSNNEVEEDYNIVSSPLLNSTPPTVSKALVKLYPYLIVTDKFLSIVTWTNDNLWLNFLSVLSYFVFVLYFQFLVKYFGHLLIIGIIWCYSLVDSAVEDTMMSCPSLDDIVHIMVRVSTKADIVLSPLTILNSQDIQRLLFTSAFLSPIYILVTKLIFYPRTLVLFAGVYVLTYHSSWSKAFRRSLWNFRLIRLLMFYITGLDMGGINKHYTIFTSVNDQIKKLTGPKKADGSSNEPIRFTYVLYENQRRWIGIGWTSSMLSYERSAWTDEFLNAAPPITEFTLPEGDSGLEWKWIDKEWRLDLTNDGSIQLPSSKMKTTANPSSDDGFIYSDNTWKNPSTEDSFSKYTRRRRWIRTAELIGAKINSRSNSVTTVQEINSTTSTGIDNHDIQSPADDAESTTMKRKVSFSDVRKIRIINDQNEEVKDVTEKENINIQLTSPTLEKKVSTDQDPREILIESNKKIE encoded by the coding sequence ATGGACCAACCGTCAACAAAGTCTAAAGTTTTGAGTGAGGAAGAGAAGGAGCGCATAAAAACCAATAAAGTTATCAAGAGTGTCCTAAAGAAAAGAGGAAAATGGAAGAGCAATGCATATTCAAACAATGaagtagaagaagattATAATATTGTGTCATCGCCACTGTTGAATTCCACACCGCCAACAGTCTCAAAAGCATTGGTTAAGTTGTATCCTTATTTAATAGTTACAGACAAATTTTTGAGTATTGTAACTTGGACCAATGACAATCTGTGGctaaattttctttcagtactttcatattttgtgtttgtgCTATACTTCCAATTTCTTGTTAAGTATTTTGGACATTTGTTGATCATTGGCATAATATGGTGTTATTCTCTTGTGGATAGTGCTGTTGAAGACACTATGATGTCTTGCCCTTCGCTAGATGATATCGTACACATAATGGTCCGTGTCTCCACTAAAGCCGATATTGTTCTTTCTCCACTTACAATACTTAACTCACAAGATATTCAACGTCTTCTATTTACCAGTGCATTCTTGTCACCTATTTACATACTGGTTACAAAGCTAATATTCTACCCAAGAACTCTAGTATTGTTTGCCGGGGTTTATGTGCTAACTTATCATTCAAGTTGGTCAAAAGCTTTTAGACGATCATTATGGAATTTCAGACTGATACGGTTGCTGATGTTCTATATTACCGGCTTAGATATGGGTGGCATTAATAAGCACTATACTATCTTTACATCAGTGAATGATCAGATAAAAAAGCTAACAGGACCTAAGAAAGCTGACGGATCATCAAATGAACCTATCAGGTTTACATATGTGCTGTACGAGAACCAACGCCGCTGGATAGGTATTGGATGGACTTCAAGCATGCTAAGTTATGAAAGGTCTGCATGGACAGATGAGTTTTTAAACGCGGCACCACCTATTACAGAATTCACATTACCTGAAGGTGATTCAGGCTTAGAATGGAAATGGATAGATAAAGAGTGGCGCTTAGACCTGACAAATGACGGCTCTATCCAATTACCTTCCTCAAAAATGAAGACTACAGCAAATCCATCAAGTGATGATGGGTTCATATATTCCGATAATACGTGGAAAAACCCTTCAACAGAGGACTCCTTTTCCAAGTATACACgtagaagaagatggatTAGAACAGCAGAGTTAATTGGTGCTAAGATAAATAGCAGATCAAATAGTGTAACAACTGTTCAGGAGATAAATTCAACAACGTCCACAGGAATTGATAATCATGATATCCAATCACCGGCAGATGATGCTGAATCAACAAccatgaaaagaaaagtcaGTTTTAGTGATGTTAGAAAGATAAGAATTATCAATGATCAGAATGAAGAAGTAAAAGATGTAACAGAAAAAGAGAACATCAACATACAGTTAACTAGTCCGACGCTCGAAAAGAAGGTTAGCACTGACCAAGATCCAAGAGAAATATTAATTGAAAGCAACAAAAAGATAGAATAG
- the SNU71 gene encoding Snu71p (CAGL0F08811g~Ortholog(s) have RNA binding activity, role in mRNA splicing, via spliceosome and U1 snRNP, U2-type prespliceosome localization) produces the protein MLEDALVPDDKLIYVSPENLYYCYANDTIDQDDKWTSIQPQQGYIPILSANLRAYKIELLKKLRFSGQNNVSPSIKKEKKNLEPNKKITTKPTESTGSKKYLIPEQFIPDSLEKQLRTLTVILKDALYLGKNNRFIKENEVVSDDTRLLILDEFLKLIIPNYIDSLANWTLVDLNKGTDDESLLYLRFNESGTQSMISFYKKHSKMAKYMEIHYDTNTEKYINDNFKDDGDEDNVEAEQSHSVGEILKSMETAFEKARSQVGTFKGDINDDQDDKINYKIDYNTLLDIPSDSLEQLTKEILNFRTKVIDIEKQKQLRQQYEDNERRQKHMTQLFEKLRKGTKSNDSNRNMDIESTDTINDSDSEEDDDEEDEDDLAIEKRKEEKRKEEEARKYRALLKDYETTIEPHLHLLSQQYKQNLEYEKELAANREANVKDLLRQANDIYYDKDRSFKDREEQEDKLDREKYGDIIIEDIVIDDDRKGQKKLLEKDKKVKKAGEPAIKINLAFKKAMDNSIQDKRDKAEDIEPVSQPIEARSTNRYAALKEKRVVDELVKELLGVYEDDVVAYVFEILEKPEMSDEKKQSELVTEMEDLFDKEGAVQFAEQVFKALDEA, from the coding sequence ATGCTAGAAGATGCTTTGGTTCCTGATGATAAACTAATTTATGTCTCTCCCGAGAATCTTTATTACTGCTATGCGAACGATACTATAGACCAAGATGACAAATGGACGAGTATACAACCACAGCAAGGATACATACCCATTTTAAGTGCAAACTTGAGGGCTTATAAGATAGAATTACTCAAAAAACTCAGATTCAGTGGTCAAAATAACGTTTCACCTTCAattaagaaagagaagaaaaatttggaaccaaataaaaagatAACAACGAAGCCCACTGAAAGTACAGGCTCGAAAAAGTATTTGATACCAGAGCAGTTCATTCCCGATAGCCTAGAAAAGCAATTGAGGACCTTGACAGTCATTCTAAAGGATGCTTTATATCTGGGCAAGAACAATAGATTTATTAAGGAAAATGAGGTGGTGAGTGACGATACGAGACTGCTTATCCTTGATGAGTTTCTAAAGCTCATTATTCCTAACTACATTGATTCGCTAGCAAATTGGACTCTTGTAGATTTAAACAAAGGAACCGATGATGAAAGTCTTCTGTATTTGCGTTTCAATGAATCAGGGACTCAGAGTATGATTAGTTTTTATAAGAAGCATTCAAAGATGGCTAAATACATGGAGATTCATTACGATACGAACactgaaaaatatattaatgaCAATTTTAAGGATGATGGCGATGAAGATAACGTTGAAGCTGAACAATCCCATTCTGTTGGCGAGATCTTGAAGTCAATGGAAACAGCATTTGAGAAAGCACGTTCACAAGTCGGAACATTCAAAGGTGACATCAATGATGATCAGGATGATAAGATCAACTATAAAATAGACTACAATACATTGCTGGATATTCCTAGCGACTCCCTGGAACAACTAACTAAAGAGATATTAAATTTCAGAACAAAAGTTATCGATATTGAGAAGCAAAAGCAACTTCGGCAACAATATGAAGATAACGAACGTCGCCAAAAGCATATGACTCAACTATTCGAGAAACTGCGAAAGGGAACGAAAAGCAATGATTCTAACAGAAATATGGATATTGAATCCACGGACACCATTAATGATAGTGACAGCGAGGAAGATGATGACGAggaagatgaggatgacCTTGCTATAGAGAAACGTAAGGAGGAGAAACggaaagaggaagaggcACGCAAGTATCGAGCTTTGTTGAAGGACTATGAGACCACAATTGAGCCACACTTGCATTTACTATCTCAACAATATAAGCAGAATCTAGAATATGAGAAAGAGCTGGCCGCAAACCGTGAAGCGAATGTAAAGGACCTTCTTCGTCAAGCCAATGATATCTACTATGATAAGGATAGGTCTTTCAAGGACagagaagaacaagaggACAAACTGGATAGAGAGAAATATGGagatataataatagaaGATATTGTAATTGATGATGACCGTAAAGGACAAAAGAAGTTGCTTGAGAAGGACAAAAAGGTTAAGAAGGCCGGCGAGCCTGCTATTAAGATTAATTTGGCATTCAAGAAAGCTATGGATAATTCTATACAGGACAAACGGGACAAAGCGGAAGATATCGAACCTGTTTCTCAGCCTATCGAAGCTCGAAGCACCAACAGATATGCAGCACTTAAAGAGAAACGTGTTGTGGATGAGCTAGTAAAAGAGTTACTTGGTGTATACGAGGATGACGTTGTTGCATATGTGTTTGAGATACTTGAGAAGCCAGAGATGTCCGACGAGAAGAAACAGAGTGAACTTGTAACTGAGATGGAGGACCtatttgataaagaagGTGCTGTACAATTTGCAGAACAGGTGTTCAAAGCTCTAGATGAAGCGTAA
- the TFG2 gene encoding transcription factor IIF subunit TFG2 (CAGL0F08679g~Ortholog(s) have transcription factor activity, core RNA polymerase II binding activity and role in transcription elongation from RNA polymerase II promoter, transcriptional start site selection at RNA polymerase II promoter) has translation MSQRATPAAGPTLATAASNNDSGDEYLSQEEEVFDGNDIENNETKVYEESLDLDLSKSKRQVWLVRLPMFLAERWRDRNNLHGQQLGKIKINQDGSKIKLMLDENDNDAIPHEYDLELTKKIVENEYVFTEQNLKKYQQREKELAADPEKQRQAYLKKQEREEELKKKQQQQKRRNQRKRFNHRVMTDRDGRDRYIPYVKTIPKKTSIVGTVCHECQVMPSMNDPNYHKIVEQRRNIVKNSNKEKIVTLDETVGVTMSHTGMSMRSDNSNFLKVGREKAKNNIKSIRMPKKEILDYLFKLFDEYDYWSLKGLKERTRQPEAHLKECLDKVATLVKKGPYAFKYTLRPEYKKLKEEERKATLGELADDDQPTEGKEGNSENENEMGEEEIEMEDIV, from the coding sequence ATGTCCCAAAGAGCTACGCCTGCAGCTGGGCCCACTTTGGCAACTGCTGCTTCCAATAACGATTCCGGTGATGAATATTTGTCCCAGGAGGAGGAAGTGTTTGATGGTAAcgatattgaaaataatgagACTAAGGTGTATGAGGAGTCTCTAGATCTAGACCTGAGTAAGAGTAAGAGACAAGTGTGGTTGGTGAGACTGCCCATGTTCCTGGCAGAGAGATGGAGAGACAGAAATAACCTGCATGGGCAACAGTTGGGTAAGATTAAAATAAACCAGGACGGTTCCAAGATCAAGCTAATGCTGGATGAAAACGACAATGATGCTATTCCGCATGAGTACGACCTTGAACTGACCAAGAAGATTGTGGAGAACGAGTATGTTTTTACCGAGcagaacttgaagaagtatCAGCAAAGGGAGAAAGAACTTGCTGCTGACCCTGAGAAGCAAAGGCAAGCTTATCtgaagaaacaagaaagagaagaagagttaaagaagaaacaacaacaacagaagagaagaaaccAAAGGAAGAGATTTAACCACAGAGTCATGACTGATAGAGATGGGCGTGACAGATATATCCCCTATGTGAAAACCATCCCTAAGAAGACCTCAATTGTTGGTACTGTTTGTCATGAATGTCAAGTTATGCCATCTATGAATGACCCTAACTACCATAAAATTGTTGAACAAAGGCGAAACATTGTCAAGAACTCTAATAAAGAGAAGATTGTTACCTTGGATGAAACTGTTGGTGTCACCATGTCACACACTGGTATGTCCATGAGATCAGATAACTctaatttcttgaaagttGGTCGTGAAAAGGCCAAGAATAACATCAAATCTATTCGTATgccaaagaaagaaattttggATTACTTATTCAAGTTGTTTGATGAATATGATTATTGGTCTTTGAAAGGTCTAAAAGAACGTACAAGACAACCGGAAGCTCATTTGAAGGAGTGTCTGGATAAAGTTGCTACTCTGGTGAAAAAGGGTCCTTATGCTTTCAAGTACACATTAAGACCTGAATATAAGAAGctaaaggaagaagaaagaaaggCTACATTAGGTGAACTTGCCGATGATGACCAACCAacagaaggaaaagaaggtAACTcggaaaatgaaaatgagatgggtgaagaagaaattgaaatggaAGACATTGTCTAG
- the MCY1 gene encoding putative cysteine synthase (CAGL0F08789g~Ortholog(s) have mitochondrial outer membrane localization), whose protein sequence is MDSKWGRVIGGVVLSCGALYTAYTVIQRRYETEAKVYDGMQELIGNTPMVKLKSLCDTDRNINVYAKLEMNNPGGSAKDRIALNIIQVAEAEGRLVRGEPGMVFEGTSGSTGISLAMICNALGYKAHISLPDDTSLEKLNLLKSLGAIINPVKPASIVDPDQYVNAAKKACDDYLESGKTKYAIFSDQFENEHNWEIHYRTTGPEIYKQLKGKVNCFISGCGTGGTISGVSKYLKERIRPYVVLADPQGSGFYNRINYGVMYDSVEKEGTRRRHQVDTIVEGIGLNRLTFNFLKGEKYIDESIRVTDPQAIKMAKFLSINEGLFIGSSTAINAVAALELIRRNDQAILPNDSNIVIIACDSGSRHLSKFWKEALQVPDTVTLNEILASK, encoded by the coding sequence ATGGACTCCAAATGGGGAAGAGTGATAGGTGGTGTGGTGCTCAGTTGTGGTGCATTGTATACAGCTTATACTGTGATACAAAGGCGGTATGAGACGGAGGCCAAAGTGTACGATGGTATGCAGGAGCTTATAGGAAACACACCTATGGTTAAACTGAAATCACTATGTGACACAGACAGAAACATTAATGTGTACGCCAAGCTAGAGATGAATAACCCAGGTGGAAGCGCAAAGGATAGAATAGCACTAAACATCATTCAGGTGGCCGAGGCTGAAGGCAGACTCGTTCGTGGAGAACCTGGCATGGTATTTGAAGGTACCAGTGGCTCCACGGGTATATCTTTAGCCATGATCTGTAATGCCCTAGGATACAAAGCACATATATCGTTACCTGATGATACCTCTTTGGAAAAATTGAACCTTCTGAAGAGCTTAGGTGCCATAATAAACCCTGTAAAACCTGCATCGATTGTGGATCCCGATCAATATGTTAACGCAGCAAAGAAAGCTTGCGATGATTATCTGGAGTCAGGAAAGACCAAATATGCAATCTTTAGCGATCAATTCGAAAATGAGCACAATTGGGAGATACATTATAGAACCACTGGAccagaaatatataaacagCTCAAAGGGAAAGTTAACTGCTTCATTTCTGGATGCGGTACCGGCGGTACTATAAGCGGAGTCTCAAAATACTTGAAGGAAAGAATAAGACCATATGTTGTACTCGCTGATCCTCAAGGTTCAGGCTTCTACAACAGGATTAATTATGGTGTAATGTATGATAGTGTCGAGAAGGAAGGTACCAGAAGAAGACACCAAGTTGATACCATAGTCGAAGGAATTGGTTTGAACAGATTGACatttaatttcttgaaaggTGAAAAATACATAGATGAATCTATCAGAGTTACCGATCCTCAAGCTATAAAGATGGCAAAATTTTTATCTATTAATGAAGGTTTATTCATCGGTAGCAGTACTGCAATCAATGCTGTAGCTGCATTAGAACTCATCAGGAGAAATGACCAAGCTATTTTACCAAATGACTCtaatattgttattattgcATGTGACAGTGGATCAAGACATTTAAGCAAGTTTTGGAAAGAGGCACTTCAAGTTCCTGACACTGTTACTTTGAATGAGATATTAGCATCTAAATAA
- the STF2 gene encoding ATPase-stabilizing factor family protein (CAGL0F08745g~Ortholog(s) have role in cellular response to desiccation and cytoplasm localization), whose amino-acid sequence MTRTNKWTVHEAKANARYFTRNGNFGESPNSVKREGSGKGNWGKPGDEINDLIDAGEIPPIFNKQRRGSNNQQNEHKLGKVQNREL is encoded by the coding sequence ATGACTAGAACTAACAAATGGACTGTTCACGAAGCTAAGGCTAACGCTCGTTACTTTACTCGCAATGGTAACTTCGGTGAGTCTCCAAACAGTGTCAAGAGAGAAGGTTCCGGTAAGGGTAACTGGGGTAAGCCAGGCGACGAGATTAACGACTTGATAGACGCCGGCGAAATCCCACCTATCTTCAACAAGCAAAGACGCGGATCCAACAACCAGCAAAACGAACATAAGTTGGGTAAGGTCCAGAACCGTGAGTTGTAA
- a CDS encoding uncharacterized protein (CAGL0F08767g~Protein of unknown function), translating to MNQDDVEFPVNSRGDGDHLVLPSSQGGNDVEENSIPPIPQSADNQSRNLNGGGGLTMLDENNRIFVFFQNQNRENSLRQVSFETTISYTLDSYRRGIVTCVEIGGGRSVVWFHETRVSRIDKSAIIRNHVS from the coding sequence ATGAACCAAGACGATGTAGAGTTTCCAGTAAACAGTCGGGGGGACGGGGACCATCTTGTGCTTCCTTCCAGCCAAGGTGGAAATGACGTAGAAGAGAATTCTATTCCCCCAATCCCTCAATCAGCAGACAACCAGAGTAGAAACCTGaatgggggggggggactGACAATGCTGGATGAAAACAACCggatttttgttttctttcaaaaccaaaataGAGAGAACTCTTTGAGACAAGTGTCCTTTGAGACGACAATATCATACACTCTTGATAGTTATAGACGAGGTATAGTCACATGTGTTGAAATTGGTGGGGGGAGAAGTGTTGTATGGTTTCACGAAACACGTGTAAGTCGTATTGATAAATCAGCAATCATTAGAAATCACGTGTCTTAA
- the PRP18 gene encoding mRNA splicing protein PRP18 (CAGL0F08701g~Ortholog(s) have second spliceosomal transesterification activity and role in generation of catalytic spliceosome for second transesterification step, nuclear retention of unspliced pre-mRNA at the site of transcription): protein MATEKPRDERIQAVIEEEQKVDTTIDPQEIGKPNGAQLLSLKCNLYLHKLLDTWALEQEEGGNDILKDTKRGIYPLLVSLRKARLPSDQLVSLATVLYHLQQYESTRDKVHMQRSLESYMKLSLGNVAWPIGVTQVGIHERKIQRQDARNNTATAGIVANVMTDEQTRLWITNVKRLLTHMEQRK from the coding sequence ATGGCTACTGAGAAACCGAGAGACGAACGAATCCAAGCGGTGATTGAAGAAGAGCAGAAGGTTGACACTACTATTGATCCGCAGGAGATCGGTAAGCCCAATGGGGCCCAGCTGCTGTCTTTGAAATGCAACCTGTATCTGCACAAGCTGCTTGACACATGGGCCTTGGAACAAGAGGAGGGTGGCAATGACATTTTGAAAGACACCAAGCGTGGGATATACCCGCTACTTGTTTCGCTGAGAAAAGCCAGACTACCGAGCGACCAATTGGTCTCGCTAGCCACTGTGCTATACCACTTACAGCAGTACGAAAGTACCAGAGACAAAGTGCACATGCAGAGGAGTCTCGAGTCCTACATGAAACTGAGTCTCGGCAACGTTGCGTGGCCCATTGGAGTCACACAAGTGGGTATCCATGAGCGTAAGATACAGCGGCAAGACGCCAGAAATAACACCGCAACTGCGGGGATAGTGGCCAACGTCATGACAGATGAACAGACCAGGCTATGGATCACTAACGTCAAGAGACTGCTAACTCACATGGAACAGAGGAAATGA